A segment of the Thermococcus sp. genome:
ATTGTAGTCGATGCTCGCGGAGGAGCCTAATGGGAGGGTGAAATTAGATGTTTCAGGGGTTATCTGCCCGTTGTCGCTGAGAATCTGGTGGTAGTAAATGTAGCTCATGTTGGCAACCGGAACGTAGTATCCATGCACAACAGTCAGGTAATACCCTGGGGCCGGCATGAACTTCTCAAAGCTTTCGTAGGAAGTTGGACCAATCTGGTTAGTGTAAATGCGAGTCGCGTTCCTTCCCAATACCCCGCTGTTCAGGTCTGCCATGAGTGCATTCCAAGTGGAGTAATACAACACGTAGAGGTCAAGGTCTGCACTTTTGTTCTCCGGCGCGGTTATGCCAGTTCTGAGATAATAAACCTTCCGGCCGCTCGTTGCGTTTATGATGTCCACAATCTTCCACTGGCCCTGGTTGATTGTTTCAAGGAATCCTATAGCCCTATCAAGTCTGCCGAGACCGTAGCCGAAGGGTGTAACGTTTACACTGCTCATTGTGTTGGTATAGGTGGCGCTGACCGTGTAGTTTCCTGGTCCGTTGACATCTTTGTAAATCCGCTCCGGTGTAACAGTAACGCCCTCAAGCTGGACGTCAATGCTATAGTGGGACAGCTCATAGCCGGTTCTGGCGTAGCTGCTGACACTAGAGTAGGCGGTTACCTCCCAAGTTCCCGGCTGCGGGTTGGGGATCTCCCAAGTGTAGTTAAGGTATGGGGTTCCAGCACCGACGAAGTAGTACCCGGGGACCCCAATGTACTTGACAATACCACGCGGGGTAGCTATAACCGGCCTAACCCTGCCCATGGGGACACCGTTCTCATCAACGGGAACGCTCATGGTTATCTTGAGGAGTTTGGTTCCAGCAGGGACGTCGACGTAGTAGTGCTTGGCCTGACCCGATAACTCAGTATCGCTTAAGTGTCCGGTCGGGGCGTCGTTCTTGTTTATTGGAACGGTCACTATAACTGGAACGGCGCCGTCGATGTAACTGGTGCTCGGATCATCGATGTAGACGTAGCCAACGTAAGTTCCAGGTTTCTGAAGCTTTGAGTAGTCAATTGTAACGTAGACGAGACCCGTGGTGGTGTAAAATCCTGACTCACCCATACCGATGGCAGCATGAACGGCCTTCTTGTTGACCATGAGCCAGGGTTCACTTGTGAATATCCTGTAGGTACCACTTACGAGGTTCAAGTCACCGGAGGCCCTGTTGTAATCCATCCCGTAGATGTATATCGGGACGGCAACGGGTCTCTCGTTCCTGAGGTAAACACCCCTATAGAGGTACGGAAGGTTGTGTGCAAGTTGGAACCAGCCGTCGAAGAGTATGTTTGCAACGAGAGGAAGCTCTTTCTCGCCTAGAGCGTTCTGGTAGGGTGCAAAGGTCGTCCCTGCATAGATGTAGGTGGTCTTCTCCTTGCTGAGCTTGATAAGCTCCTGTATTGCCTTGTCAACATTGATGAGACCGTAGCCTTGGTCTATCGGGAGGGCACCGCTCATCGGATTGGCGGATAGTTCAAGTGCCCTCTTTATCATGAAGGGATCATAGGTCAGGTTGTGAGCCTTGGCATAGCTGATGAGAAGTGCCGCGGCACCGCTGACGTGCGGGGTGGCCATCGAGGTTCCGTCCCAGAAGTCCGATGCCCAAGTTCCGTAATAGCCAAGAGACCATATCGGCAGGCTTGAGAACACGAACTCACCTGGGGCCATGACGTCAGGCTTGACCATGCCGTCAAGGCGTGGCCCTCTGCTGGAGAAGCTGGCCGGACCGGTGTAGACGTCTTTAAGACCATAGAAGAAGCTCCAGCTGGTTCCGTTTCTTAGGGCACCAACGGTTATAACGAAGTCAGCATCGCCAGGTGAACCTACTGTGGTGGTGCTGGGACCTGAGTTGCCGGCGGCTACCACGAAGGTGACGCCAAACCGCTCGGTGAGCAGGTCGGCGTAGTAGTTCTCGGGGGACTCAAGGCCGTCATTGTATCCGCTCCAGAGACCGCCGAGGCTCATGCTTATGACGTTTGCCCCTTTTAGAGTGGCGTCGATCATTCCATAGATTATCCACGAGTCCTGTCCATAGCCAATACTCGAGAGTGACTTAAACTCCATAAGTTGCGCACCGGGAGCAACACCCTCAAGGCCTGCGAAGTAGGTTCCAGGCAGGCCGTAACCGGCTATAGTTCCTGAGACATGGGTGCCGTGCTGGCCGCCGTCCCATCCGAAAACAGCGGTGTTCCCATTGAGACCGCAGAAGACGACGCTGTTGTAGATGGTGCCATTGGCAAGCTCAGTGGGTGAAGCTGAGCCTTCCATGAAGGTCACATAGTACGGGTTGTTAACTGAACCCGGTCCGAGGAGGAGGTAAGCACCAGTCCTGTCAAAGGATCTAGCCTGCTTAGCTCTACTCAGATTAACATCGTAGGTATAGTTCCCTCCGTTTGGAACGGTCATCATTTTCATAAGGAGAGTGCCGTTAAGTTCAACTGGAGTCCCGTTTTGGAAAATTATCGCAACCTGCGTGTTGGCGGGGGTCAGGTTGAGCTGGAGGGGAACCGGGTAGAAGTAGGTGTCGTTGTTTGGATCAACGAGAACCAGATAAACCTCATCGTAGTTGTGGTCGAAGTTTATGTCAAAGTATCTCTCAGGAAGGAACCCGAAGCGGTAAGTTCCATTGGTGACGTTGACGTCTCCAAAATCGATAGTAACATTAACCTCATTAAGGGTCGTGTACTCACTCGGTCTCATGACTAAGGTGGCGTAGGGACCCCAGTCTATCGTGACGTTGTTGAGAACGATGTCTACGGTGCCATTGACGACTTTACTTGAGTTAAATGTATACTTAAGGTACGCGTTGCCCTCACCTGTCTCATCAAGCCAGTAGATGATCTTTCTCCTCCCGTCAGGGGTCTGCTGGAGGTAGGGCTGGGCGACGTCGGCACCGGTGTCTATGACGGCAACAACGGCACCTGCACCGGTCACGTTGTACTCTTCCCTGGCCTGTGGGGCATCGATTGAGTACATATCCCAGTCAAAGGGATTATACCCGCCCGCTCCCGTTGAGGTGAGGGTATTTATCGGCGCCTTGGGATAGGCCTCGGGCTTCATAGGCTTCGGGAGTTTTATTGTCCTGTCTTCCCAGACGTAGGCGAGGCCTTTCATGGACTTGAGAAGAGGGAGCTTATCAACGGGGAGCGTGGCTACTATGAAATCGTACTTGGGTTTGCTT
Coding sequences within it:
- a CDS encoding S8 family serine peptidase, coding for MNRKVLSLFVAAVMLLSVVPVFMPYTAATSTSNSQARVVSTPNGPLTLQELNPNVAKYLGILHGTLTASNKKEVRLIMAPQRGYSALVIKELKNLGARIAPISKPKYDFIVATLPVDKLPLLKSMKGLAYVWEDRTIKLPKPMKPEAYPKAPINTLTSTGAGGYNPFDWDMYSIDAPQAREEYNVTGAGAVVAVIDTGADVAQPYLQQTPDGRRKIIYWLDETGEGNAYLKYTFNSSKVVNGTVDIVLNNVTIDWGPYATLVMRPSEYTTLNEVNVTIDFGDVNVTNGTYRFGFLPERYFDINFDHNYDEVYLVLVDPNNDTYFYPVPLQLNLTPANTQVAIIFQNGTPVELNGTLLMKMMTVPNGGNYTYDVNLSRAKQARSFDRTGAYLLLGPGSVNNPYYVTFMEGSASPTELANGTIYNSVVFCGLNGNTAVFGWDGGQHGTHVSGTIAGYGLPGTYFAGLEGVAPGAQLMEFKSLSSIGYGQDSWIIYGMIDATLKGANVISMSLGGLWSGYNDGLESPENYYADLLTERFGVTFVVAAGNSGPSTTTVGSPGDADFVITVGALRNGTSWSFFYGLKDVYTGPASFSSRGPRLDGMVKPDVMAPGEFVFSSLPIWSLGYYGTWASDFWDGTSMATPHVSGAAALLISYAKAHNLTYDPFMIKRALELSANPMSGALPIDQGYGLINVDKAIQELIKLSKEKTTYIYAGTTFAPYQNALGEKELPLVANILFDGWFQLAHNLPYLYRGVYLRNERPVAVPIYIYGMDYNRASGDLNLVSGTYRIFTSEPWLMVNKKAVHAAIGMGESGFYTTTGLVYVTIDYSKLQKPGTYVGYVYIDDPSTSYIDGAVPVIVTVPINKNDAPTGHLSDTELSGQAKHYYVDVPAGTKLLKITMSVPVDENGVPMGRVRPVIATPRGIVKYIGVPGYYFVGAGTPYLNYTWEIPNPQPGTWEVTAYSSVSSYARTGYELSHYSIDVQLEGVTVTPERIYKDVNGPGNYTVSATYTNTMSSVNVTPFGYGLGRLDRAIGFLETINQGQWKIVDIINATSGRKVYYLRTGITAPENKSADLDLYVLYYSTWNALMADLNSGVLGRNATRIYTNQIGPTSYESFEKFMPAPGYYLTVVHGYYVPVANMSYIYYHQILSDNGQITPETSNFTLPLGSSASIDYNVNLPDDGTYLGVVGLNDADTGIALSYSPVIMQAGLPETYVALMGSLVMGKASLMTLKILDAATMMPIHGEATVYINGRQYVAENGELQFYYTPTNSEVEFHVKVVTPYYKDYEGTFVKKVAEPFHQPITSTKQMSINIVKGNAEVVSSSIKWGQVSLTVNGTHGTNATMMIILPEDSKVNSVVVVPRDHLISWYTVKKTYAVYLFVTVKFASPVSIKVDFAIPQIPLSTLNYIGYRYYNMYSQQFEKLYSEAFKLGVNDTILEQAKSLNETAAQYYQKALDLAGGNIIIHLGDPSLIMPLRQAYVHELKAVRLLQGAIEDMQKEG